A stretch of the Malus sylvestris chromosome 10, drMalSylv7.2, whole genome shotgun sequence genome encodes the following:
- the LOC126586695 gene encoding DUF21 domain-containing protein At2g14520-like, with translation MAVEYECCTSGFFIHIVVIVLLVLFAGLMSGLTLGLMSMSLVDLEVLAKSGTPKDRNHAAKILPVVKKQHLLLCTLLICNAAAMEALPIFLDGLVTAWGAILISVTLILLFGEIIPQSVCSRYGLAIGATVAPFVRVLVWVCFPVAYPISKLLDYLLGHGHVALFRRAELKTLVDMHGNEAGKGGELTHDETTIIAGALELSEKTARDAMTPIAETFAIDINAKLDRNLMNLILEKGHSRVPVYYEEPTNIIGLILVKNLLTVNPEDEVPVKNVTIRKIPRVPETLPLYDILNEFQKGHSHMAIVVRRCNKNTEQTNGNPDDNPVKEVKVDIDGEKPLHEKLKSKRSLQKWKSFTNTNSANNSYRSGSRSKKWTKEIYSDILQIDSEPLPKLPEEEEAVGIITMEDVIEELLQEEIFDETDHQFEDS, from the exons ATGGCGGTGGAGTACGAGTGCTGCACCAGCGGATTCTTCATTCACATAGTGGTCATCGTGCTGCTGGTGCTGTTCGCGGGGCTAATGTCCGGCCTCACCTTGGGCCTCATGTCCATGAGCCTCGTCGATCTCGAGGTCCTCGCCAAGTCCGGGACGCCGAAGGATCGCAACCACGCCG CGAAGATATTACCAGTTGTCAAAAAACAGCATCTGTTGCTTTGCACCCTGCTGATTTGCAATGCTGCTGCGATGGAG GCACTCCCCATTTTTCTTGATGGTTTGGTGACAGCTTGGGGTGCAATCCTCATTTCGGTGACACTGATTCTTCTGTTTGGTGAG ATTATACCACAATCTGTTTGTTCCCGATATGGTTTGGCTATTGGTGCAACAGTGGCACCATTTGTCCGTGTTCTTGTTTGGGTCTGCTTTCCGGTTGCATATCCTATTAGCAAG CTATTAGACTATCTGTTGGGCCATGGACATGTAGCTCTATTTCGCAGAGCTGAGTTGAAAACGCTTGTAGATATGCATGGTAATGAG GCTGGAAAAGGTGGAGAGTTGACACATGATGAAACAACCATTATTGCCGGAGCACTTGAACTCTCTGAGAAAACAGCTAGAGATGCCATGACTCCCATAGCTGAAACTTTTGCAATCGATATCAATGCCAAGCTTGACAG GAATTTGATGAATCTAATATTGGAGAAAGGGCATAGCAGAGTACCGGTTTATTATGAGGAGCCTACGAATATTATTGGACTCATCCTG gtAAAAAATTTGTTAACGGTGAACCCAGAAGATGAAGTGCCTGTAAAGAATGTCACTATACGCAAGATTCCAAG GGTTCCAGAAACGTTGCCCTTATATGACATATTGAACGAGTTCCAGAAAGGTCACAGTCACATGGCTATTGTTGTAAGAAGGTGCAATAAGAACACGGAGCAGACTAATGGCAATCCGGATGACA ATCCAGTGAAAGAAGTGAAAGTCGACATTGACGGTGAAAAGCCTCTTCATGAGAAGTTGAAGAGCAAAAGATCACTACAGAAGTGGAAGAGCTTTACAAATACAAACAGTGCAAATAATTCATACAGGAGTGGGTCCAGAAGCAAGAAATGGACAAAGGAGATATATTCAGACATTCTGCAGATTGATAGTGAGCCACTCCCCAAGCTCCCTGAAGAGGAAGAGGCTGTTGGCATCATAACAATGGAAGATGTTATCGAAGAACTTTTACAG GAGGAGATTTTCGATGAGACTGACCATCAGTTTGAGGACTCATAA
- the LOC126586701 gene encoding uncharacterized protein LOC126586701, translating to MSGPSDRRFDLNLVEEVAPPSPDNIWRPSFVSPTGPLTVGDSVMKNDMTAAVVARNLLTPKDNRLFSKRSDELAVKDSLALSVQCAGSVSNMAQRLFARTRQVESLAAEVMSLKQEIRGLKHENKQLHRLAHDYATNMKRKLDQMKETDGQVLLDHQRFVGLFQRHLLPSSSGAVPRNEAPNDQPLMPPPSRVVSSTEAPNDPPPVPSLSGALPTAETSPKQPL from the coding sequence atgtctggcccctccgaccgtcgttttgacttgaaccttgttgaagaggtagccccgccttctccagacaacatatggcgcccatccttcgtctcccctactggtcctcttaccgttggggattccgtgatgaagaatgatatgaccgctgcggtggtggccaggaaccttctcactcccaaagataacagactattttccaaacgatctgatgagttagctgttaaggattcgctggctctcagtgttcagtgtgcaggttctgtgtctaatatggcccaacgcctatttgctcgaacccgccaagttgaatcattggcggctgaagtgatgagtctcaaacaggagattagagggctcaagcatgagaataaacagttgcaccggctcgcacatgactatgctacaaacatgaagaggaagcttgaccaaatgaaggaaactgatggtcaggttttacttgatcatcagagatttgtgggtttgttccaaaggcatttattgccttcgtcttctggggctgtaccgcgtaatgaagctccgaatgatcaacctctgatgcctcctccttctagggttgtgtccagtactgaggctccaaatgatccccctccggtgccttctctttctggggctctaccgactgctgagacttctcctaagcaacctttgtga
- the LOC126586700 gene encoding uncharacterized protein LOC126586700, translated as MDLETENRIAAILMREAAELWRQADKEGVHAYLQQPKTRFRPNSRFLSATVRGVQQANRAVEVNEMWGLRQKEKELDNRLKGNKDESRCRGDTPTPSGKGHAVADDSAGPSCSSRKREYESYHSRQENGLGGEELEEFLHSRVKRGRGAVGSRTDETGPYLPRSSDSNEELLQRPSVQEHRAYGPERPSHNLCYPSEEENDDERKKSKKVKSGSPNKHKSKEKSKEKKRKDEKKNKYHT; from the exons ATGGATTTAGAGACGGAGAACAGAATAGCTGCAATTCTTATGAGAGAAGCCGCTGAATTGTGGCGTCAAGCTGACAAGGAAGGTGTGCATGCTTATCTTCAACAGCCTAAAACAAGGTTCCGACCAAATTCACGGTTCCTCAGTGCTACTGTTCGTGGTGTGCAACAAG CAAATCGAGCTGTTGAAGTGAATGAAATGTGGGGACTCCGGCAGAAAGAGAAGGAATTGGACAATAGGCTGAAAGGGAACAAGGATGAGAGCAGGTGTCGCGGAGATACTCCAACACCCAGTGGTAAGGGACATGCCGTCGCAGATGACAGTGCCGGTCCTTCTTGCTCGTCAAGGAAAAGAGAATACGAGAGCTACCATTCAAGGCAAGAGAATGGTTTAGGAGGAGAAGAACTCGAAGAATTTTTACATTCAAG AGTCAAGCGTGGCAGAGGTGCTGTTGGGTCAAGGACGGATGAAACGGGTCCTTATCTTCCCCGTTCTTCGGACTCCAATGAAGAGCTGCTGCAGAGGCCCAGTGTACAAGAACACCGTGCGTATGGACCAGAGAGGCCTTCACATAACTTATGTTATCCTTCCGAAGAGGAGAATGACGATGAGAGGAAGAAATCAAAAAAGGTGAAGTCTGGTAGCCCGAACAAGCACAAATCCAAGGAAAAATCtaaagagaagaagaggaaggacgaaaaaaaaaataaataccatACTTAG
- the LOC126586694 gene encoding LL-diaminopimelate aminotransferase, chloroplastic-like: MSSSSLLQTSISSSSSAFFANHNFTFNSRARSVSLPAKHVGICKCVATPQAEKTEYKTQVSRNANIAKLQAGYLFPEVARRRVAHLKKYPDAQVISLGIGDTTEPIPEVITSAMAKRAHALSTLEGYSGYGPEQGEKPLRAAIASAFYDNLGIEEDDIFVSDGAKCDISRLQVVFGSNVTIAVQDPSYPAYVDSSVIMGQTGQYQKDVEKFGNIEYMRCTPENGFFPDLRTVSRTDIIFFCSPNNPTGSAATREQLTQLVQFAKDNGSIIVYDSAYALYMSDDNPRSIFEIPGAKEVALETSSFSKYAGFTGVRLGWTVVPKQLLFSDGFLVAKDFNRIVSTCFNGASNISQAGGLACLSPEGLKAMREVIGFYKENTEIIVETFESLGFKVYGGKNAPYVWVHFPGRSSWDVFSEILEKTHVVTTPGSGFGFGGEGFIRVSAFGHRSNVLEACKRFKQLYK, from the exons atgtcttcttcttcgctGTTGCAGACTTCGATCTCGTCCTCTTCCTCCGCTTTCTTCGCCAACCACAACTTCACATTCAATTCCAG AGCTCGGAGTGTCTCGCTTCCAGCAAAACACGTTGGCATCTGCAAATGCGTCGCCACTCCGCAGGCAGAGAAGACCg AATACAAAACCCAGGTGTCCCGGAATGCCAACATAGCCAAACTTCAAGCTGGGTATCTCTTTCCAGAG GTTGCTAGAAGAAGAGTGGCgcacttgaagaagtaccctgATGCACAAGTGATTAGCCTTGGGATTGGTGACACCACTGAGCCCATTCCAGAAGTTATAACCTCTGCAATGGCAAAG AGAGCACATGCTTTGTCTACCCTAGAGGGTTACAGTGGTTATGGACCTGAACAAGGTGAAAAG CCACTAAGAGCTGCAATTGCTTCTGCATTTTATGACAACCTTGGCATAGAGGAAGATGACATCTTTGTTTCTGATGGTGCAAAATGTGACATATCCCGCCTTCAG GTTGTTTTTGGGTCTAATGTCACAATAGCAGTGCAAGATCCATCTTATCCG GCTTATGTAGACTCAAGTGTTATTATGGGCCAGACTGGACAGTATCAGAAAGATGTTGAGAAGTTCGGAAATATTGAGTACATGAGGTGTACTCCTGAGAATGGATTCTTTCCTGATTTACGCACTGTTTCTCGAACAGATATCATATTTTTCTGCTCACCAAACAACCCTACTGGTTCTGCTGCAACAAGGGAGCAACTGACACAACTGGTACAGTTTGCTAAGGATAATGGGTCAATCATAGTATATGATTCAGCATACGCCCTGTATATGTCAGATGACAATCCTCGCTCAATCTTTGAAATCCCTGGAGCCAAAGAG GTTGCACTTGAGACATCATCGTTCAGTAAGTATGCTGGATTCACAGGAGTTCGTTTGGGGTGGACTGTTGTTCCAAAGCAGTTGCTCTTTTCAGATGGATTCCTTGTTGCCAAGGACTTCAACCGCATCGTTAGTACTTGCTTTAATGGTGCATCCAATATATCACAAGCTGGTGGTCTTGCTTGCCTTTCACCAGAAGGCCTTAAG GCCATGCGCGAGGTGATTGGTTTCTACAAAGAAAACACAGAAATAATAGTGGAGACATTTGAATCTCTTGGCTTTAAGGTGTACGGAGGGAAGAACGCACCCTATGTGTGGGTGCACTTCCCTGGCCGAAGCTCATGGGATGTATTCAGCGAGATTCTTGAGAAGACTCATGTGGTCACCACACCTGGgagtggttttggatttgggggTGAAGGTTTCATCAGGGTTAGTGCGTTTGGCCACAGGAGTAATGTATTAGAAGCCTGCAAAAGATTCAAGCAATTATACAAGTAA